A single window of Streptomyces cathayae DNA harbors:
- a CDS encoding LysR family transcriptional regulator, producing the protein MDLEALRSFLAVARHRSISKAAAALYVAQPTMSQRLRRLEESLGFALFERGWTGVVLTPQGSYFLPYAAQLIRDLSNASAVLGDKDPAKPRSFAEVAGHPHRVMFGVDDWLSERSVRAVVSSALGDYGADEFRVTSRPATTLIDLLELNQLDAGLFYSTEPDHPFGTEVIGAEDMALVHPPGTVLEEISALALKDLLSRYRFVLFDNPVLTHHARITTTLIETYEISRFHVVDDYRTMHALIRLGECITVVPAGVVLTDGKRCAADLPATPLPGLLPEINVTVGISDAGRDHGVTEAFARSIAGFLAEADAEAPGAG; encoded by the coding sequence GTGGACCTCGAGGCCCTTCGCTCCTTCCTCGCGGTGGCCAGGCACCGGAGCATCTCCAAGGCCGCCGCCGCCCTCTACGTCGCCCAGCCGACCATGAGCCAGCGGCTGCGCAGGCTGGAGGAGAGCCTCGGTTTCGCGCTGTTCGAACGCGGCTGGACCGGCGTGGTGCTCACCCCCCAGGGGTCCTACTTCCTGCCCTACGCCGCCCAGCTCATCCGGGACCTGTCGAACGCCTCGGCGGTCCTCGGCGACAAGGACCCGGCCAAGCCGCGGAGCTTCGCCGAAGTGGCCGGCCATCCGCACCGGGTCATGTTCGGCGTGGACGACTGGCTGTCCGAACGCTCCGTACGGGCCGTGGTGAGCAGCGCGCTCGGTGACTACGGAGCCGACGAGTTCCGGGTCACCAGCCGGCCCGCCACCACCCTCATCGACCTGCTGGAACTCAACCAGCTCGACGCCGGGCTCTTCTACTCCACGGAGCCCGACCACCCGTTCGGCACCGAGGTCATCGGCGCCGAGGACATGGCGCTGGTCCATCCGCCGGGGACCGTCCTGGAGGAGATCAGCGCCCTGGCCCTGAAGGACCTCCTCTCCCGTTACCGGTTCGTCCTGTTCGACAACCCCGTGCTGACCCACCACGCGCGGATCACCACCACGCTGATCGAGACGTACGAGATCTCCCGGTTCCACGTGGTGGACGACTACCGGACCATGCACGCGCTCATCCGGCTGGGCGAGTGCATCACGGTCGTCCCGGCCGGAGTGGTCCTCACCGACGGGAAACGGTGCGCCGCGGACCTCCCCGCGACCCCGCTGCCCGGACTGCTGCCGGAGATCAACGTCACCGTGGGCATCAGCGACGCGGGACGGGACCACGGGGTGACCGAGGCGTTCGCACGGTCGATCGCGGGGTTCCTGGCCGAAGCGGACGCCGAGGCGCCCGGAGCCGGGTGA
- a CDS encoding DEAD/DEAH box helicase — MGRGERETVARGARLHEAARALAGDHGRAVEAVRAALKPMHDAAVQRELDAIPVARLQDVTEGRLRLGGVEKSGLRTVGSVLEAGPYRLRQIPGVGQRTVDRMLAAARRLSEAVHESVAVHIDVDRPEPSTTALVRALHVLVEAGPDTRRAVDRATALAERLAPPLADARPAAGRLGMLVAGREKRARALAAVTAIRVLVDEEEQAGLPGLLAQASVDLLRGPPSDVAAWVDFELRSAEYYSLLAEISGRSPDAAATEGFLPDEIAERVRTLWLDDSHRRVSLRGYQAFGARFALAQHKVVLGDEMGLGKTIQAIAVLAHLAAEGQSHFMVVCPASVLVNWTREIESRSALRVSVLHGPDRHDAFADWKGRGGVGVTTFDALRGFPAPGGGEVGLLVVDEAHSVKNPKAKRSQAVALWAEHCERVLFMTGTPMENRVAEFRNLVRMLDGDVAESLGEGDAPAGSVAFRKAVAPVYLRRNQEDVLTELPSLQQTDEWEEPSASDEEAYREAVRAGNFMAMRRAAYARPGKSAKLERLREIVQEAGENGQKTVVFSYFKDVLGVVRETLDAAPDAAPADGTAVFGPLTGSVPAGRRQQIVDDFAAVPGPAVLLAQIQAAGVGLNMQAASVVVLCEPQIKPTLEHQAVARAHRMGQVRPVCVHRLLATGGVDERMVRMLEDKTRLFDAYARRSAVAEATPDAVDVSDTELARRIVEEEQARLGMTGERPPAPE, encoded by the coding sequence AGGCGTCGAGAAGAGCGGACTGCGCACCGTGGGCAGCGTGCTCGAAGCGGGCCCCTACCGGTTGCGGCAGATCCCCGGCGTCGGGCAGCGCACCGTCGACCGGATGCTCGCCGCCGCCCGCCGGCTGTCCGAGGCCGTGCACGAGAGCGTGGCCGTCCACATCGACGTGGACCGGCCGGAACCGAGCACCACCGCGCTCGTCAGGGCCCTGCACGTACTGGTGGAGGCCGGTCCGGACACCCGGCGTGCCGTCGACAGGGCCACCGCACTGGCGGAGCGGCTCGCTCCGCCGCTGGCCGATGCCAGGCCCGCCGCCGGGCGTCTCGGGATGCTCGTGGCGGGCCGGGAGAAGAGGGCTCGCGCGCTGGCCGCGGTCACCGCGATCCGGGTGCTGGTGGACGAGGAGGAGCAGGCGGGCCTGCCCGGACTGCTCGCCCAGGCCTCGGTGGACCTGCTGCGCGGGCCCCCCTCCGACGTCGCGGCCTGGGTGGACTTCGAGCTCCGCTCGGCCGAGTACTACAGCCTGCTCGCCGAGATCTCCGGGCGGTCGCCCGACGCGGCCGCCACCGAGGGATTCCTGCCCGACGAGATCGCCGAGCGGGTACGGACCCTGTGGCTCGACGACTCCCATCGGCGGGTCTCCCTGCGCGGTTACCAGGCGTTCGGCGCGCGGTTCGCCCTCGCGCAGCACAAGGTGGTACTCGGCGACGAGATGGGGCTCGGCAAGACCATCCAGGCGATCGCGGTGCTGGCCCATCTGGCCGCCGAGGGGCAGAGCCACTTCATGGTCGTCTGCCCGGCGAGCGTCCTGGTGAACTGGACCCGGGAGATCGAGAGCCGCAGCGCCCTGCGGGTCAGCGTGCTCCACGGCCCCGACCGGCACGACGCGTTCGCCGACTGGAAGGGGCGGGGCGGGGTCGGGGTGACCACGTTCGACGCGCTGCGCGGATTCCCCGCGCCGGGAGGGGGCGAGGTCGGGCTGCTCGTGGTCGACGAGGCGCACTCCGTGAAGAACCCGAAGGCCAAGCGGTCCCAGGCGGTCGCCCTGTGGGCGGAACACTGCGAGCGCGTCCTCTTCATGACCGGAACCCCGATGGAGAACCGGGTCGCGGAGTTCCGCAACCTGGTCCGGATGCTCGACGGCGACGTCGCGGAGTCCCTCGGCGAGGGGGACGCGCCGGCCGGATCGGTCGCCTTCCGCAAGGCCGTCGCCCCGGTCTACCTGCGACGCAACCAGGAGGACGTGCTGACGGAACTGCCGAGCCTCCAGCAGACCGACGAGTGGGAGGAACCGAGCGCCTCGGACGAGGAGGCCTACCGCGAGGCCGTGCGCGCCGGCAACTTCATGGCGATGCGCAGGGCCGCGTACGCGCGCCCCGGGAAGTCGGCCAAGCTGGAACGGCTCCGGGAGATCGTCCAGGAGGCCGGTGAGAACGGGCAGAAGACGGTGGTCTTCTCCTACTTCAAGGACGTCCTGGGCGTGGTGAGGGAGACACTCGACGCGGCACCCGACGCGGCACCCGCTGACGGCACCGCGGTGTTCGGTCCGCTCACCGGAAGCGTCCCGGCCGGACGGCGGCAGCAGATCGTCGACGACTTCGCCGCTGTCCCGGGCCCCGCGGTGCTCCTGGCGCAGATCCAGGCGGCGGGCGTCGGCCTCAACATGCAGGCCGCCTCGGTCGTCGTCCTCTGCGAACCCCAGATCAAGCCGACCCTCGAGCACCAGGCGGTGGCCCGGGCCCACCGCATGGGCCAGGTCAGGCCGGTCTGCGTGCACCGCCTCCTCGCCACCGGGGGAGTGGACGAGCGCATGGTGAGGATGCTGGAGGACAAGACCCGCCTGTTCGACGCCTACGCCCGCCGCAGCGCCGTGGCCGAAGCCACCCCGGACGCGGTCGACGTCTCGGACACCGAGTTGGCGCGCCGGATCGTCGAGGAGGAACAGGCACGCCTGGGCATGACCGGCGAGCGGCCCCCGGCACCCGAGTGA
- a CDS encoding MFS transporter has product MTTKEYDVRYERSAVLLLSLGFGLVGLDRWIISPLFPSMMKELGLDYQDLGNIIGVLGLAWGCSSLLMGGLSDRLGRRRVLVGSIVFFSVCSLLTGMVGGLVSLLLVRVVMGITEGAFSPTAVTATAEASRPGRRGLNMGIQQSTFALFGVGLGPIIATQLLRILPSWHWVFAIMLLPGLVLAYFVFRTIREPHQLPAFESAVAPVSPQERTRWLDVFRYRNIRLAILALCGAMTCIFVLSAMVPSYLVDHQGIGTTQMGVIASGIGFGAFAGQLVIPGLSDRFGRKPVVVVSLLMAMAMLVGFILQGPVVPLLFLLLFFVAFGANGCLALLAGTVTVESVPAGLMGAAAGTVMGVAEIFGGGVAPSVAGYLAQNHGIHTVLYLALGGLLLCVVAASFLQETAPKKAGRTGGTDPAATAPAGA; this is encoded by the coding sequence ATGACGACAAAAGAGTACGACGTCCGCTATGAGCGCTCGGCTGTTCTGCTGCTGTCCCTGGGATTCGGTCTCGTCGGCCTGGACCGCTGGATCATCAGCCCGCTCTTCCCCTCGATGATGAAGGAACTCGGGCTCGACTACCAGGACCTGGGCAACATCATCGGCGTCCTCGGTCTGGCCTGGGGTTGTTCCTCTCTCCTCATGGGCGGTCTCTCCGACCGGCTGGGACGGCGCAGGGTCCTGGTCGGTTCGATCGTGTTCTTCTCGGTCTGCTCGCTGCTGACCGGCATGGTCGGCGGGCTCGTCAGCCTGCTCCTGGTGCGGGTCGTCATGGGCATCACCGAGGGGGCGTTCTCCCCGACCGCGGTGACCGCCACGGCGGAGGCTTCGCGGCCCGGGCGTCGAGGGTTGAACATGGGCATCCAGCAGAGCACCTTCGCTCTGTTCGGGGTCGGCCTGGGGCCCATCATCGCCACCCAGTTGCTGAGGATCCTGCCGAGCTGGCACTGGGTCTTCGCCATCATGCTGCTGCCCGGCCTGGTGCTGGCCTACTTCGTCTTCCGGACCATCCGCGAGCCGCACCAGTTGCCGGCCTTCGAGTCCGCCGTCGCCCCCGTCTCTCCCCAGGAACGGACCCGCTGGCTGGACGTCTTCCGCTACCGGAACATCCGGCTGGCCATCCTGGCGCTGTGCGGCGCGATGACCTGCATCTTCGTGCTGAGCGCGATGGTGCCGAGCTACCTGGTCGACCACCAGGGCATCGGAACCACCCAGATGGGCGTCATCGCCTCCGGCATCGGTTTCGGCGCCTTCGCGGGGCAGCTGGTCATCCCCGGGCTGTCCGACCGGTTCGGCCGCAAGCCCGTGGTCGTCGTCTCCCTGCTGATGGCGATGGCCATGCTGGTCGGCTTCATCCTGCAGGGGCCGGTGGTGCCGCTGCTGTTCCTGCTGCTGTTCTTCGTCGCCTTCGGCGCCAACGGCTGCCTGGCCCTGCTCGCCGGAACCGTGACCGTGGAGTCCGTCCCGGCCGGCCTGATGGGCGCCGCCGCGGGCACCGTCATGGGCGTCGCGGAGATCTTCGGCGGCGGGGTGGCCCCGTCCGTCGCCGGGTACCTGGCCCAGAACCACGGCATCCACACCGTCCTCTACCTGGCGCTGGGCGGACTGCTGCTCTGTGTGGTCGCCGCGTCCTTCCTCCAGGAGACGGCGCCGAAGAAGGCCGGCCGCACCGGCGGCACGGACCCGGCTGCCACGGCCCCCGCGGGCGCCTAG